The genomic interval ttaaggacttaaaatacaattttgtgtcctgatttcatgaagaaatgaccatgcatgtcctagatttcaaattcaaggccctggtgtgacacattggttgcattaccgttaaactgttaccatgcttatgaaattagtttttattgaactatctaaggaaatctaaatcaggcactgatttttcttgttttaatacagtcatagatcagttgtggcctctgggtaatgaccaatttttgcttacttgtcacacccttaaaactttccacacgtctataacagataatctggatttaggtgatcttcaatggtacatttaaactttagctctgttacaagagtgctggtaaagtccagtcacatatttaaatctaggccatgtcaaaatcaaagtgtcaaagacaaatgaaagatgcgttcattaattattgtccagttgtttactactgctgtaagtttttatataatatgactgatgaacatcatgtgagagaaaattcacattatcattgaatatcaggtttagcagacttttagataacaaagtatgctagttttcaatgtcgcttctggggatcaaacccgtggggcttttaggaagattctgaaattttcgatcactcgagagcaaccaaaccaaaaattaagtcaaatattgccgactcggttttttgagtcggttcatgagggataatggagctcgattggacattgtcggctctggtactacttacatgtaccccgggtactcttaagtatacttacatgtaccctgggtactctaagtattcttacatgtaccccaggtatggtaaataaaagtaaatgtactcggtccatattagactgtacccgagttgtattcgcgcccaaaatccgatgtcgtaaaacgcgcaaccgattatcttaaacacacttctctttaaaaaacactgcatcaacatgctttttagtatgtgtttcgataatatagaggccattctacagaaaattgacataaatgtgcagggcttaacactaaggcacgtccgaacgacatatACTGcccgtaccttggtccgggctagccaatgtcccaggaacatgcccgaccggtcgtgtgtattttgggcgggattatatgttctatatcaataaactgcgttttaaataagcttttcaaagatgcaaaaatcttaatacagtacgatcagatgacaattaaatcccagagtgagttcggagacaacaaacggatcgtatctcgaaatagattcggaaccccctgattgcaatcaaaaagaggccgacaattcagaaaatccccggacgttttcctggtaaaacacatCAGTACCTAAACTtcttaaacggaatgccgctagacacggtttttgattggtttcctcgaagtgacgtgttttctcaatgaaaatacgtttgaaactaaaagccgggatcgcccaggatcgtccggaatgatgaaggtataaaactcgacattaacacaaagtaactataaaattaatagttatttatcaattttaaataattttaatttgttgtcattatggaaaagttattccatcctttaggagattaataaatccatttacaggaagatagagactttatttagattagaaatGTTTAGACAATATTTTTAACGCAATtgaattagcaaaactaatattaatggtcgatcccggcttttagtagagagttaaccctgtacaattgttacaactaccgtaacacgttattttgctaagattcacttaccatttcttgtaagacggtaacccggcaatctatgtaaaaaaggttttaacgttcatgtcgttgtttaagtttggctttacgggtggggatgggggttcctcggatacgaaaagaaaagggaaggacgaaagtaagagaaagtatgaggaaataaaaaaacaagaaaatttctccagaaatggcgtgaagattacaaatagatatcttaaatagatgaatattgaattcaatagcattagtaaggcaagctaataaatttatgatttaatcataattgcgcatctccaagcacaagaaaatacaagttgaatgataaatataaaggtttttataatacttgggtcagggcacatgaaagattggtcagggctagtaggttttgcatttactagcccgaacgggctaattgaaaaaaagttagtgttaagccctgatgtgtatatataattattacaaaaaaatagtcgacaatgacggatttagggttaaatttcccgggtacattttagtatatttaccgtacccgggatacatgtaagtatacttaagagtaaccggggtacatgtacgtagtacccgagccgacaatgaacaatcgagcgttactggaaggtgcaacatctctcacgccccctagcatcgcctttagcagtattcaattctcaacaggaaagtgctggagtcattgatcccgagggacaagaaaaacaattgattaatgtttaaaataaataatttgattaatgacaattctattatttgagcaaggtcacaggaaaagcgcagtcaaatcagtatccaattaaattatttgttattgtcagaaaaacgcttttaagcaaacagctttcaagcgactgcaggctgatctagatccaaactggccacaatcgccttaatgtctcttttactgtgacacagttcatttaactttaaaatgataaaaagtactaacactaaaaagagtatacaaaccagtaaagagtttgaaatcaatgttgaatttcaggacagcttggtgatctgcaaatccccgatgaaatgttgatatcgggtatcatagtcattcaataagtcgcaaaatgctcgaatacaatttataaagcacaatgtgacttatattgataactaaaaataccagtaatgcagtatgccagttttgccgtgtcaagctgttacgatctagaaagtccttcattcacatcgagtatatgtccttcgaattccaactattgttgtcataagcggagaatttagtgaataaataattcatatatcctaaatgacagcttctaaatagcgaaacaagccaatttatgcagtaagaaagttttgaatcgagactctcatagtggcggccattgttgaatgttgaaacacgaacgacaactctgctaggagaatgttatcaataacGAGCAATATcatacgcagtggcgaatgcaaaggggaagtaactgaaaaatcgagttatctcaatcggactggctcggtcttctacataggttgccattgtgaaaaaaaattctaCGGTtttgataccttggacgatgctgttcgcatcgtcaaaaacatCGTAACTTGACTACCAGCTGGGGAGGGGGTCCGGGCTCTAGGGCCCAGAGCCTACGCACGTGCCTGTATTCAATAATGATGTTAATCATTTTTACTTGTTCAAATCTacagtgatatatatatatatatttactttctaaataagcatataattatactttttttcattttatcacCTCATATTGTCATGACACTTAAATGTAATGTATACAAATTACATGTTCTTACTCGTTTCAGCGTGATACGCATTTTTTCATTATAAGATTAAGACAAAAATATAAATTGGTATGCTCCAGGTTTACATACGAAATTTTCCATGATTTTTTAGCAATAAAATACCCCATCTGAACCGAGCAAAACGATATTGAACAATGTTGACATTTGTATGCAAAACGTATAGTTGTCCTGTTATAAAATCATTTGAGCTTAGCACTATTGTTTAAACCGTAGGCATTTGAgcaacttatatttatatttaacattaatatttattatataacatttgACAGTATCTTTACAAATACATATATGACTATTTTACAAGACTGTGATTTATAAATTTAGTATGGTTATATAGAAAATTCACAATTCagaaaaggttaaaaaaaaatatttcaaaataatttcaggTTCGAATACTGCAAACATCAATTGATTTCTTTTGCATTACTTATTCTTTGCTTACATCATGTATTTCTTTTATgaatcaaaaacaaacaaaaaccattGTCAAAATGAATCCCTTTTTAAAGTCAACGTCTCTTAAAATCAGTTATTATATAAAGGGCCGTGTTCGTTTTCCATCTAGAGTTCGTTGAAATCATTAGATGTAATGCCAAGTATTAAAGGTTTTATGTTTGCTTCATTCAATTTTGTAGTGTAACCGATTGGACTGAACGCCTTTCAGAATTCCACCGAGGTTGCTGATCGTTGCCTTCTTTCTTTTGTGCGGAGTCCTGGCGTCGAACTTATGCTTTCTAAAACATCAGTGTTTTGTAGCATAAAGAGAGAAATCCAAAATCTGGAGTTAAATTTAAACACTGTTTTATGATGCTCCCGAAAGGAAGCATACAGTTTTTACACCGTCTTTCAGTCTATCTGTCTGTACGTCTGTCCACAATTGTGTGTCCGGTCCATATCTTGGTGACTTTTGCATAAATACCAGAGTTACTGAAAGTGGGGTAACTGTGCTCAACAGTTATGGAAATGGGggttatttttttgaattttgacaCATATATTGCGAACCATCAAAATTGTCTACAACTGCAACGTTGATGCGCATCATTcaataaaaatcttttaaaaataataaggTTAAAAAGaacaatcataataatatttaaaatcataattaatttaatgtatctattactgaatacttactattttttcccgtcgctactcattacccgataaccCAGAATATTCCagtttaaaagcaaattctggtaaaaaaTTCGATAAAAGTTCTCATcaatttcaagaaatacaaacatttttcttaagtgtcaagTAAActttggcatttgtttctatttaaagatgtgataaaataacgtccaatcggggcgtttttttccactgatcacgcgtaaatcgcctgacgtgatgttcatgtttttatacaacataaaatacacccacactttccatgcgacgttctacatgtctgcataattttcgcgcgctttttattgagacaaaggataaagcactgtttatttcacgctataatttaattgttaatgtcgcgttagcatttaaattcgaaagcgtgtttcggattacaaattgaataatgctcatttgagaatcgaacgaaatattaacagttgtgcctaataattcaacgataatttgtgaAGACGAATTAGATCTAAATGTCGATTATATTTgagtgatattatataaataaataaaaaaaaaatagttatattattgaagggaattcttttgattttaatggcaaaatgttcaaaataaaaactaatatgtcatgtgatatacaaaatgtgatttatgtattattatgcaatggatgcaaacaatattatataggtcaaactggcgataaacttagaaataggcgatctgtccatgaacaacaaatgcgagacccctcaacaagacagatgcctttaagtaaacatttagatgaatgttcacataatgaaccaaaatttaaaatatttccattttataagctattttcgaacaatatttcagctaggttagcaaaagaacaacattttatacatgtatttaaacccaaattaaatttcatttaatatttattgacgttatgacgtcataattgatatgacgttatctccatgacattttgacgttgtaatatattgtattatgccctgatgagctatgcgaaacgcgttggctaaatcaatatatatttaaaatcccagacacgtgtttttacttttattatataatattcacaatctggattattacattttacttatataactatatatatatatatatatatatatatatatatatatatatatatatatatataactatatatatatatatatatgtgtgtgaatcgcgccatgagaaaaccagcaCAAATGGCATCGGCGACGTCATTGGCAAAACGTCATTTTCATTATATCATAATTTTCTGCGAAAAATTGATTTGCATTTGTGCGTGAGATATTTGTTTACACGTGTGTTTGATTTCGTTTGAAAGTTAAAAACTTATGGAATGGATGCCGAACTTGAGGTAAGAGCCTTAACactatataatttaatttatattatgttttcgcacaatCGTCACTGACTATGTCTGTACTtgttttaacattgtttatttaaacatgatttaaaaacaCGTCACGTAAGCCTAGTGTTTTGCACTGGATCAGTGAATGAAATAAACTTCGGTTGGTCGTAGAATAGTGTCAGATAATAACAAGACTATTacgatattttgaaaacattatttattgtgttaatatgtgttgttgtttgaaaattgtaAGTTTATCGCATATTTAAATCATGTTAAATGtgtgtttacaataatatttaaaaagcatATGACTACTACTAGCCATAATAAGTAAAATCTAAAGTTCAAGTAGCATAAATGGACAGATTAATAAGCTGTTAGttaatatgttttacttttatgtGGATAGTCaattccaaattttttttttgcaacataCCGTATGGATATATTTAGATACAATAAAGTACAATACGTCCTCACTCTACTGAGAGTAAATAACGCAGTCGGTAAGGCAGTACGCTCAATGCTGGTTTGATTGATCTAAGCATTGGTTCGAATCGTAGAAGTTCCTACATTTTTTTTTGTGTTAGTATGTACATGTTAAAGAATATAATCATTATTAAATTGCCACTTAATTTTTGCTCTAAATATACTGATATACATAAATTAGCAATTGATTAAAGCGTATTTAAATATTTCAGGATTTGGgaagtatcatctcagactacttTGTTCGTACCCCGGCGAGTACACCCGTTTGTTCCCAGACATTGGAGGCGAGTGACGAGAGCGACGTGGATACTACCAGCTACGCCGACATCTGTCAGGATCGTGTGAGGTCTATGGTGAGTGAAAATATTGATGCGAGTGATGACAACAATAGCGACAACGAAGACGATCAAAGCTATGGTCGATCACTATCAGAGGATGAAAACAACTGAACTTTCTAATCGACGAGAACGAAACCCCTGGGAAAGATGGCAAGATTACGCACGGCCTAAACGCAGTGCTTTCCATGGTAGATTGGGCACTGGAAACAGCGTCAAATACATCTAGGTCGTTCATTATTGACGCCGATAACTGTCCAGGTAATTAACAACAAGGGCGTATTTAATGTGTATAACAGTTTAAGtactatatttgttttgtatggTATTAAGCTACGAATAGCTCGTGTAAGCTACGAAGCGCTACTATGTCAAATATGCTTTATATTATGAATACGCTTTTTTGAACGAAAATACCACACGGGTGATCCGAATTACCGCctaaacaataaaaaagtgatattatttatacatatttttttttacaaaacaacacaatgcTTGGAGAATTTCTAAGTGTCTATTCATAACTGAATACAATATGCGCTATATTCTTTTTCAGGACAGAATTAAAACAGGTACGTCATTGGATACTTCCTGTGGCGTGTCATGACAGGTCAGCAGGACATCATCGAGTTCCTGGTGCAGATTCCcggtaaagaaaatatttttatgtttactaATCCATAGAAAATAATCATACTATTAGtcataaaacttttattttattaaaaaaaaaaaaaactaattgttatGTTTTAGGCCACGCGCGTTGTCACGTAGACAGCGGGTTTGCCTGTGTTAAAAAGGCTTACAGACGAAGCGACGTAGAGACAATGGGCGAGTTGGCAGCCGTTGTGGACGGATCGATCAGCGCCAACGCTGCAGTTCGTTACCCAGCATGGTGCTGGCGTAACTGGAAGTCGTTTCTAGGCGAACACTTCAATGCGCTACCTGGCATACGGTATGTAGCAGTTATTACATTACAGAAAATTTACTGGTATATTAAACGCAAATAGTTTAATAGCAATCCTACTGATTtggacaaaatacaaataatagaaTGTGGCCTTCCACTGCAGGAAATATCAGTACTTCCGAATGTCGTCTGCTGACCCCGGTGTTGTCATGGCGAAGACATGCAGCGACGGTGAAGAGACCTCTTTGTGTTTATTGAAGAACCCAGGTTTCCTTTTCACGAACACCGACCGTCCAGTTCAGCTGTTCGCTCCTGGATAATCTGTGCACAGAATGTCGCGACTACTTGCGTGATAAcgtgcgacctctattgtcagcTCGGGGTCAGGAAGGCTTCGCGTGTTAGACAGAATGTGACATGTTTACTGCTCGAACTGTGCTAAGGGTTGATTTAACCAGTTATTGTTAATGTATCATGGATTCTGTACGtttgtttgtttaacaaaaatatatcaatattccaatttcatttaaattatccaacaaactgcgttatttattttcttgaagaaaaatcataaattaatattaacacattatatGAAATAACCAAACAGTAACATATTTACGTCATCGGTATCAAACACAACatgattaaaatttcaaataatgaTCACGGACATTTCCAAATAAAATACGAACGAAGTGAGTTCgaaaataaatagagaatactaggttagcgttgaatacagagaagtttatgttgcgaggcttagaacgccggaagcgcgagccttggcgagcgctttcggtgttcgagccgagcaacataaacttctctgtattcaacgctaatcctagtattctatttatcccatttgattttttcaacgtgacatttaacataaatagatctaataaccttaacagtaattttaattcagtcataaaagcgcttaaaatctaacaaatgtaaccatgcgtagtgatatacatgtatttgttctggtacgcaaaatagtctttaaaaaattcacacacaaactgtaaaacaagtaaaaatatcatcatatgcttacattcaattttacgcagtatgcgaattttaatacattacgaccgcgaaaagatgattttactttactataattcattttattttcgaaagaaaatgatcaaaatccaatatggcggcgattgctcctgacaaaatgctgtcgatgtcaacatacatgtacaccatcgacgacctagttctggcaaccataactttaaatgtcgctttttatgatttttgactggcgcgactttgtacagctctgtcaatactaaataaactgtacgctgaaggttctttagctatcgacgaccttgacaattttgacgagtaaacagaccattgcagcgactgacactttatttgacaaaatatacagggcaatacgttttccgacttcggacgacgaatttaaggacgcgcagaacgtgttttttatataatgttatgggtatgccgtgtgtgatccgatgcatcaatggcgcccatgttaaaatcatttccccgagaacagggaacgacacaagtacaaacaaaaatcaaaacacgtaagaactagtatcttacctttaattatcctttaaaatccatctattatccatttaactcaataattgacgattttgcatctagggtctttaataattattttagcatacttaaataaagacccttatgccattctatcacttcataaattcaaatgagtttatgaacgcgataaactttcttcttcgtcacacgctacgtcatgtactctacattactgctgttcaaatgaaccggagcagtttatctaataatagccgttggtaaactcggttgcatttgcagatttctgcatacaaacataattatgtttaaacttgcacaatgttttatttatctatggtaaatgccctaattgtacgaaaaaataatttaatatataaatacacaaagaatggaaaacattccagtacacaacagataaatgagtagaaaatacccgtgcacaaaatgggacgttcccaattccagtgtggtgctatttttaccatcttatactttacacagctctatgcttaacgtgaattaaataggaaagcaaacatagcagattattcatgaactgtgcgatatgtgtatggcttgttgtacattcttaatatttaagttaaatgtcaaaagtagatctatatgctttggttataaacaatgcacattacacgaaattagtcaaatgtgatcaattgacaattcagatatgtcgacatacagtacatgtagaaaacatgtgaaataagtcgcgtttataataaatcgtcaaaaaaaatggggaaaatgacgcaataagtatgtcattttatgacgccatcaatcagctgattcattaaacggatggcgaaaaattataacatatgacttgatttaaaggttgaaggtcgtataattttgaagcttaagttttgtcgactttgtttcttatgaaaaatcattcagtggtaaagtaaatatatacaaaacattaacaaaacaaaaatcgtgtaatttgttattttatttcaacatttcttttggtgaatgtgtcatatatatatttttctgcaaaatatgcacattttcttctaatgggtgaccttaaaattcgatcaatgaaccaaacaatatcgacctaattttagcgcatatcgcatgacgtcatttaaaaagtagtccgtgcacgcgacaggtatattccacagtgttgaatacaagcaagtatattccacaacgtgttataccgtcaatgtcgcggtgaaaatgggataaaatgaaATATGACGCGGCGTCAAATTACGACGTAATGACGCTCACTTAAGACTCACACGGGTTAACATAAATGTAAATTAGTTTAAGTTATAGTTGAAAAAGTATGACATGGTATACATATACGGAACTGGGAAAGAACGTAGAtaacgaaaatgaaaaaaagtaaaaatcgaaaattttgtcatttgtgctggttttcatatatatatatgaatcgcgccatgagaaaaccagcaCAAATGACATCGACGACGTCATTGGCAAATCGTCATTTTCATTACGTCATAGTTTTCTGCGAAAAATTGATTTGCATTTGTGCGTGAGATATTTGTGTACACGTGTGTTTGATTCGTTTGAAAGTTAAAAACTTATGGAATGGATGCCGATCTTGAGGTAAGAGCCTTAacaatatatagatttatttatacTATGTTTTCGCACAATCGTCAGTGAATGAAAGAAACTTTGGTTGGTCGTAGAATAGTGTCAGAGAATAACAAGACTATTACGATATTTTGAAAACATCATTAATTgtgtaaatatgtgttgtttgaaAAGTGTATGCAAGTTTATAGATTATTAATTgtgtaaatatgtgttgtttgaaaattgtatgcacgtTAATCGcaaatttaaatcattttcaatgtgtgtttacaataatatttactaCTAGCCATTATAAGTAAAATCTAAAGTTTAAGTAGCATAAATGGACAGATTAATAAGCTGTTAGTTAAGATAACTAAGCTGTTAGTCAATgttgtagttttatttttgtgtggatggcctattcaaaataatatttttgcaacatacTGCAGTACCGTATGGATATATTTAGATAGTACATTACATCGTATTTCTACTGTGAATAAATAGCGCAGTCGGTAAGGCAGTACGCTCAATACTGTTGTGATTGATCTAAGCATTGGTTTAAATCGTAGAAGTTCCTACATTTTTTGTGTTAGTATGTGCATGTTATagaatacaattattattaaattgccaCTTAATTGTTGCTTTAAATATGCTGATATACTTTAATTATCAATTGATAAATTAACGCGTATTGAAATATTTCAGGTTTTggaaagtatcatctcagaccaCTTTGGTCGTACCCCGGCGAGTACACCCGTTTGTTCCCAGACATTGGAGGTGAATGACGAGAGCGACGTGGATACTAGCAGCTACGCCGACATCTGTCAGGGTCGTGTGAGGTATATGGCGAGTGAAAATATTGATGCGAGTGATGACAACGATAGAGAATACGAAGACGATCAAATCGATGGTCGATCTCTTCACGAACACCAACCGTCCAGTGCAGCTTCTTGCTCCTGGATTATCCGCAGCACGGCGCGACTACTTGCGTGATAACGTGCGAACTCTATTGTCAGCTCGGGGTCAGGAAGGCTTCGCGTGTTAGACAGAATGTGACATGTTTACTGTTCTAACTGTGCTAAGGTTTGATTTAACTagttattgttaatgtattatgaaTTCTGTACgtttgtttttataacaaaattataataacattccgatttcatttaaattatccaaaaaactgcgttatttattttcttgaagaaaaatcataaattaatattaacacattatatGACATAACCAAACAGTAACAAATTTACGTTATCggtataaaaaacaacatgattaaaaaaaaaatgataacggacatttccaaataaaatatgaacGAAGTGAgtctaaaaataaaatgaaatatgacgCGGCGTAAAAATAACGACATAATAACGTTCACTTTAGACTCACACTGGttaacataaatgtaaataaGTTTAGGTTATAGTTGGAAAAGAATaacattttatacatataaagaaccGGAAAAGAACGTAGATAACGAAAACGATAAAAAGGACTGATAAAAAGGACAAATAAAATTTTTTGTCATATGTGCTGGTTTTCTCATTGcgcaattcatatatatatatatatatatatatatatatatatatatatatatatatatatatatatatatatatatcgtctATAAAGCATCATCTAAAAATCATATCCGCTacacgtgaaaataataatttgaaagtaGCATAAATCTAGGCAGGGACCTATACGTTTGTAAAGGTCCCTGATCTAGGTTTGgacgctacacaaatgtacatgaagcgtatatctttgcactcgatccgccgcgtacgtatgcggcggatttatgccgcgaaagtacgcgaggttaatacagactcggcatcgttgcgcggatcgaCGCCGCGTGCCTCGGCGATACGCCGGGTAAACACACGATGCGGCCACCGAGTACTAATGTTCTGGCCGTGGCGTGaccgaggattatgtttgttccacgttggctgtactgtaacaTTAGACAATGGATGCATCTCAAAAATTTTCGACACGCGACATATATGTTCGCGATGCtgtatgaccttgaacaaatcaaaaacactttgacatatgctaaattacatgtcaatacatacctcaggaaaaagtatacaaatgacataattattgtgTTGCGAATCGCGcttaatattctcgcattatatgTTTTTTCCGCTACATATACATGTTCCGCCTCCGTTTATTTACACTTCCTGTTTCCTTTTACCCGGCCTTCAGTCGGTATAAGCCATAGACTGGTTCACTACCAATAGTGTCTTTTCcaaacacaatttcaataaaCATAACCCGTCTAAAATGTATTGCAGGAATACCGATTTCTTTCGAATTtttttgctttgatcttttcgatatcttattgctATAATTAttctgacaaatcacaaacgcttgattaaaaaaatattttttcaaaatattatcgGCATCTGTATTCTCGCAGTATTCTCGCGATATTTCAATAACGCCAACCTACTGTTTACTTGACAGAATTCGttacgcattttccattcgctctcagaaagcagttttgcgtgtgatcatgagcaatattctggtaagttgatGTTGTTATC from Dreissena polymorpha isolate Duluth1 chromosome 1, UMN_Dpol_1.0, whole genome shotgun sequence carries:
- the LOC127852442 gene encoding uncharacterized protein LOC127852442; the encoded protein is MTGQQDIIEFLVQIPGHARCHVDSGFACVKKAYRRSDVETMGELAAVVDGSISANAAVRYPAWCWRNWKSFLGEHFNALPGIRKYQYFRMSSADPGVVMAKTCSDGEETSLCLLKNPGFLFTNTDRPVQLFAPG